In Halorubrum sp. PV6, a single window of DNA contains:
- a CDS encoding SDR family NAD(P)-dependent oxidoreductase has translation MTSLEGKDILVTGGCGSIGSRLVQEILAEDPSVVRVFDNNEEALFTLQKELGDDAPVRYLLGDIRDQDRLELAVEDIDIVFHAAALKHVTLNEYNPFETVQTNVDGTQNLIRAALEEEVESFVGVSTDKASNPTSVMGATKLLSERLIIAANTYKGSRDTRFGCVRFGNVLGSSGSVVPLFLNQIREGGPVTVTDPEMTRFIMPIDEAADLVVEAHDRMTSGEVFVLKMPTFRVGTLAEAMVEEYASKFGYTSGEIEIDVIGARPGERVHEKLISMDESAQARELENMYVILPQIDVSGYEEVNYSQADLVDGEYTSAGTEHLSKDQIIDFVESIEDIPET, from the coding sequence ATGACATCCCTCGAAGGAAAAGATATTCTCGTCACTGGCGGGTGCGGGTCCATCGGTTCTCGCCTTGTTCAGGAAATTCTAGCTGAGGATCCATCTGTTGTCCGTGTCTTCGATAACAACGAAGAGGCGCTTTTTACTCTCCAAAAGGAGCTTGGCGACGACGCTCCAGTCCGTTATCTTCTCGGAGATATTCGAGATCAAGACAGGCTCGAACTTGCTGTTGAGGATATCGATATCGTGTTTCACGCCGCGGCGTTGAAACACGTCACATTGAATGAGTACAATCCGTTCGAGACTGTTCAGACGAACGTCGATGGGACACAGAACCTTATTCGAGCTGCGCTTGAGGAGGAAGTTGAATCGTTCGTCGGAGTAAGTACGGATAAGGCATCGAATCCGACATCGGTGATGGGGGCAACAAAACTTCTCTCTGAACGGCTCATCATCGCTGCGAACACGTACAAAGGAAGTCGTGATACGCGATTCGGTTGTGTTCGGTTCGGAAACGTGCTCGGTTCCAGCGGTTCTGTTGTCCCACTGTTCCTAAATCAGATCCGTGAGGGTGGACCAGTAACGGTAACTGATCCGGAAATGACGCGGTTCATCATGCCTATCGATGAGGCAGCTGACCTCGTCGTTGAAGCCCATGACCGGATGACCAGCGGTGAGGTGTTTGTTCTCAAGATGCCAACCTTCCGCGTTGGTACGCTTGCCGAAGCCATGGTAGAGGAATATGCTTCCAAATTCGGATACACTTCTGGTGAGATCGAGATTGACGTTATCGGTGCGCGACCTGGAGAACGCGTTCATGAGAAACTCATCTCAATGGATGAAAGTGCTCAAGCGCGAGAACTGGAGAATATGTACGTGATCCTTCCACAGATCGACGTCTCCGGATACGAAGAAGTGAATTACTCTCAGGCGGATCTAGTTGATGGCGAATACACGTCTGCGGGGACTGAACACCTCTCTAAGGATCAAATAATCGACTTCGTCGAGTCAATCGAAGACATTCCCGAGACATAA
- the neuB gene encoding N-acetylneuraminate synthase, with protein MEIDGTRIGPDSPPFFIAEAGVNHNGELKKAKELIDVAADAGADAVKFQTFTADRLVTPHADKADYQTETTGEGGQYEMLKQYELDRESHRLLLDYCSKKDITFLSTPFDRESADMLKQLGVGAIKLGSGELTNIPLIEHVAKFDLPLIVSTGMGTLEEVEQAYEAIQSVDVGADIVFLHCTSTYPCSPEDVNLRAMETIKEKLDVSVGYSDHTVLPETPAFAVAAGASILEKHFTLDSTLPGPDHEASLEPEGLNHAVDLVHTAAQIRGNPRKQPTESEQENIRTIRKSLYAASDLDSGDSLEESDIAILRPEDGLSPQWYDSVIGMKITQDIPQGKPITKSDLEIEEGGL; from the coding sequence ATGGAGATTGATGGTACCCGAATCGGTCCAGACTCTCCGCCATTTTTCATTGCGGAGGCAGGTGTCAACCACAACGGAGAGCTAAAAAAAGCAAAAGAACTCATAGATGTCGCTGCTGATGCGGGAGCAGATGCAGTTAAATTCCAGACGTTCACCGCAGATCGATTAGTTACTCCTCATGCCGATAAAGCGGATTACCAAACGGAGACAACCGGTGAAGGAGGCCAATATGAGATGCTAAAGCAATACGAACTTGACCGAGAATCTCATAGATTGCTACTGGACTACTGTTCCAAAAAAGACATCACATTTCTCTCAACGCCATTCGACCGCGAGAGCGCAGATATGCTAAAACAACTGGGGGTTGGCGCTATTAAACTCGGGTCAGGAGAGCTCACTAATATTCCGTTAATAGAGCATGTTGCTAAGTTTGATTTACCACTGATTGTGAGTACAGGAATGGGGACATTAGAAGAAGTGGAACAAGCATATGAGGCGATCCAATCAGTAGATGTGGGAGCAGATATCGTCTTTCTCCATTGCACGTCAACATATCCTTGTTCTCCGGAAGATGTGAATCTCAGGGCGATGGAAACGATCAAAGAGAAATTGGATGTATCGGTAGGGTACTCAGATCATACCGTTTTGCCAGAGACACCGGCTTTCGCTGTCGCCGCTGGCGCTTCCATACTTGAAAAACACTTCACACTAGATTCGACGCTACCAGGACCGGATCACGAAGCATCACTTGAACCAGAAGGATTGAACCACGCAGTAGATTTAGTTCATACTGCGGCACAAATTAGGGGCAACCCAAGGAAACAACCAACCGAAAGCGAACAGGAGAATATCAGAACAATACGAAAGAGTCTTTATGCCGCATCAGACCTCGATTCAGGTGACTCATTGGAGGAGAGCGATATCGCAATTCTTCGACCTGAAGACGGACTTTCACCACAGTGGTATGATTCCGTTATTGGAATGAAAATAACTCAAGATATACCTCAAGGCAAACCAATCACTAAGTCAGATTTGGAGATAGAGGAAGGTGGTTTGTAA
- the neuC gene encoding UDP-N-acetylglucosamine 2-epimerase — protein MTTDTRNVAVLTGTRAEYGLLKPAMEAVQNHEALSLSVVATGMHLSPKHGMTVDDIRADGFTVDREVLMQVDGDSGTAMAKSLGVGVMGLTDAFNDLDPDIVLLLGDRDEALAGALAAAHMNIPIAHIHGGDSMYGAVIDDSIRHAITKFAHIHFPASDLSAERIRKMGEEEWRIMTAGAPGLDDILAGEYMDPEVVLEKYNLDPGKPSILVVQHPITTQPDQAGDQMAETLDAVESFDAQVILIYPNSDAGGDTIISEIESRDDTTPIRTFRSLPRREYLGIMDAVDVMVGNSSGGIIEAPSFSLPVVDVGPRQEGRERAENTLSVAHNSSEIRDAIRMCLDDPEFQQRVERYENPYDYGGAGRLIADHLSEVDLNEDLIRKRLTY, from the coding sequence ATGACCACTGATACTCGAAATGTAGCTGTGTTAACAGGGACGCGCGCTGAGTACGGTCTGTTAAAACCGGCTATGGAAGCGGTCCAAAATCACGAGGCTCTCTCTTTGTCAGTCGTCGCAACCGGAATGCATCTTTCCCCAAAGCACGGCATGACTGTCGACGATATTCGCGCAGACGGTTTTACTGTCGATCGAGAAGTACTCATGCAGGTTGATGGGGATTCTGGTACGGCGATGGCTAAATCACTAGGTGTCGGAGTGATGGGCCTTACAGATGCTTTCAACGACTTAGATCCGGATATTGTGTTATTACTTGGTGATCGTGATGAAGCTCTTGCCGGAGCACTCGCAGCGGCACACATGAATATCCCTATCGCTCATATCCATGGCGGTGATTCAATGTATGGCGCGGTCATCGATGATAGCATTCGACATGCGATCACGAAGTTTGCTCATATCCATTTTCCGGCTTCTGACCTGAGTGCAGAACGTATCCGAAAAATGGGTGAAGAAGAGTGGCGTATCATGACTGCCGGTGCTCCAGGTCTCGATGACATTCTTGCTGGAGAATATATGGATCCAGAAGTTGTTCTTGAAAAATACAATCTAGATCCCGGAAAACCGTCGATACTCGTTGTACAGCATCCAATAACGACACAGCCAGATCAAGCAGGAGACCAGATGGCTGAGACACTTGATGCGGTAGAATCATTCGATGCACAGGTTATCCTCATTTACCCTAACTCCGACGCCGGTGGAGACACAATCATATCTGAGATCGAGTCTCGTGATGATACTACTCCAATTCGGACGTTTCGAAGTCTACCGCGTCGGGAATATCTTGGAATCATGGATGCGGTGGATGTGATGGTCGGAAACTCTTCAGGCGGGATCATTGAAGCCCCGTCTTTCTCCTTACCGGTTGTGGATGTTGGACCTCGACAAGAGGGACGGGAACGAGCTGAAAACACTCTTTCTGTTGCCCATAATTCTTCAGAGATCCGAGATGCGATAAGAATGTGTCTAGATGACCCTGAATTCCAACAACGAGTCGAACGATACGAGAATCCCTATGATTATGGCGGGGCAGGTCGCCTGATTGCTGATCATCTATCCGAAGTGGATCTTAATGAGGATCTCATCCGAAAACGCCTGACCTATTAG
- a CDS encoding acetyltransferase, with translation MKVIYCAGEQGKVVLDILRASGDSDNVVFVDDDPSLHGKLITDVPVIGGLDAISERSKEAIQCLIAFGDQPGVRLDLAKDLSKFDNEFFNAIHPSSSISGKSTLGDGVTVNGQSYIGPHCDICNHVIVDSCANISHDCALREGATITPSVSLAGGVEIGRNSYIGPNATVVEDVTIGENVIVGAGSVVTEDVPSGTTVVGVPASPTETE, from the coding sequence ATGAAAGTAATTTACTGTGCTGGGGAACAAGGTAAAGTTGTCTTAGACATCTTGCGTGCTAGCGGTGACTCTGATAACGTTGTTTTTGTGGATGATGATCCATCTCTACATGGTAAATTGATCACAGACGTCCCCGTAATTGGTGGGTTAGATGCGATCTCTGAGCGGTCAAAAGAAGCTATTCAATGTCTAATCGCATTTGGTGACCAACCTGGTGTCAGATTAGACCTCGCAAAAGACCTTTCAAAGTTTGATAATGAATTTTTTAATGCGATCCATCCCTCTTCAAGTATCTCCGGAAAATCTACACTTGGTGATGGAGTAACGGTAAATGGTCAATCATATATTGGTCCACATTGTGATATCTGTAACCATGTTATTGTCGACAGTTGTGCGAATATATCTCATGACTGTGCTCTGCGAGAGGGCGCTACGATAACACCAAGTGTGTCTCTCGCTGGAGGGGTTGAGATCGGTCGGAACTCGTATATCGGCCCGAATGCAACTGTGGTAGAAGACGTAACTATAGGAGAGAATGTGATTGTAGGTGCTGGGTCTGTAGTAACTGAGGATGTTCCCTCAGGAACAACGGTCGTCGGAGTTCCTGCGTCACCAACTGAGACTGAATGA
- a CDS encoding methionyl-tRNA formyltransferase, with translation MRVVFITHNELGQACLEELNSLGANVQAVYTRSEQEELADQTDLAEFTTGNEIPLHRVESVNTNSVKSQIMDYEPDLLFVVGWSRLVDSEVIRIPSVAALGMHPAPLPRGRGRAPLAWSIIKGLDETVLSLFHLVEEADAGDIVGKEPLPIHIEDDASSLYQKMIKAGRTLMRKHYPEFSNDIVQSTSQDHSRATWWPKREPHHGLIDWNQRPDVVYNWIRGQSRPYPGAFSYLRDKKITIWGANPPEGNTTFGCPGEIMYQDEGCLGVEVWESTIELTEVQVEGDDPISAGSLVSNYDFSIGDTFINARDFLLETK, from the coding sequence ATGCGAGTCGTGTTTATCACTCATAACGAACTCGGTCAGGCTTGTTTGGAAGAGCTAAACTCTCTTGGAGCAAATGTTCAAGCGGTCTATACCCGATCAGAACAAGAAGAACTTGCAGACCAAACAGATCTTGCTGAGTTCACTACGGGTAACGAAATTCCGCTCCATCGGGTGGAATCTGTTAACACAAACTCAGTGAAATCACAGATTATGGACTATGAACCAGATCTTCTATTCGTCGTCGGATGGTCCCGATTGGTTGATTCTGAAGTAATAAGGATACCTTCCGTAGCGGCTCTTGGAATGCATCCCGCACCGCTGCCTAGAGGAAGAGGAAGGGCACCCCTGGCTTGGTCTATTATCAAAGGTCTTGATGAAACTGTGCTCTCCCTTTTCCATCTCGTAGAAGAGGCTGATGCCGGTGATATAGTGGGAAAAGAACCGCTACCAATTCATATTGAGGATGATGCCTCTTCACTCTATCAAAAAATGATCAAAGCAGGGCGGACATTAATGCGAAAACACTACCCGGAGTTTAGTAACGATATCGTTCAGAGTACCTCTCAAGATCATTCGCGTGCGACGTGGTGGCCGAAGCGTGAGCCTCATCACGGACTTATCGATTGGAACCAGCGACCAGATGTAGTATATAACTGGATACGTGGACAATCGAGACCTTACCCTGGCGCGTTCTCTTATCTTCGGGATAAAAAAATAACTATTTGGGGGGCGAATCCGCCAGAAGGTAACACAACATTTGGTTGCCCTGGTGAAATAATGTATCAAGATGAAGGTTGTCTTGGCGTTGAGGTATGGGAAAGCACTATTGAACTAACAGAAGTACAAGTAGAAGGAGATGACCCTATTTCAGCTGGTTCACTCGTTAGTAACTATGACTTTTCTATCGGTGATACATTTATTAACGCACGTGACTTTCTACTTGAGACCAAATGA
- a CDS encoding acylneuraminate cytidylyltransferase family protein, whose protein sequence is MSTRTLAVIPARGGSKRVPNKNVREVGGKPLIAHTIEQADNATKIDYAIVSTDNSDIAEVAAEYGGNVPFERPAKLATDTASLAGTITHALDWITKEQDHQFDQVCSLQVTSPLRRSKDIDGALTRLEKSGGYSCISVSEYVTPPQWAVATDENEFLFEFFDYDLLWTDQPTRSQDIPELQHPNGAIFAATTEAWRSHESFYTPKTISYEMPPKRSFDIDEPWELELVRSLMKNGTGCED, encoded by the coding sequence ATGTCCACCCGCACATTAGCAGTAATCCCTGCCCGAGGTGGTTCAAAGAGAGTCCCAAACAAAAACGTTCGCGAGGTCGGTGGCAAACCCCTCATCGCTCATACGATCGAGCAGGCAGACAATGCCACTAAGATCGACTATGCGATCGTGTCTACCGATAACTCTGATATTGCGGAAGTTGCTGCGGAATATGGAGGTAACGTCCCGTTTGAGCGTCCCGCTAAACTTGCCACGGATACAGCTTCGTTAGCTGGAACGATCACACATGCTTTGGATTGGATAACGAAAGAGCAGGATCACCAGTTTGATCAAGTCTGTTCGCTTCAGGTTACTTCTCCACTTCGCCGTTCGAAAGATATTGATGGAGCACTAACCCGCTTGGAGAAGTCAGGTGGATATTCCTGTATAAGTGTCTCGGAATACGTTACTCCTCCCCAGTGGGCAGTGGCAACTGACGAGAATGAATTCCTTTTCGAGTTCTTCGACTATGATCTGCTCTGGACCGATCAACCGACGCGTAGTCAGGACATACCGGAACTTCAGCACCCAAACGGGGCAATATTCGCTGCGACTACTGAAGCATGGCGTTCCCACGAATCGTTTTATACTCCAAAAACTATTAGCTATGAAATGCCTCCAAAACGTTCATTCGATATCGATGAGCCGTGGGAATTAGAACTTGTACGGAGTTTGATGAAGAATGGTACTGGTTGTGAGGATTAA
- a CDS encoding PIG-L deacetylase family protein: MFEGDNTVLVIGAHPDDEVLGAGGTIAKHANSGDDVHILIVTEGTTHQYGDTELIEEKKKQAKLCADTLGASTVHFGDLPDMKLDQIPHVEVNSVIEDMCDKVNPDIVYTHSRREVNLDHLAVHESTVVATRPGSGVSTVLTYETPSSTDFATDIDGFNPTLFTEIEEYLGLKTDAFDCYETEVREYPHPRSTESIRSIAKARGAASGHRAAEAFDILRAYR; this comes from the coding sequence ATGTTTGAGGGAGATAATACAGTACTCGTTATCGGTGCCCACCCAGATGACGAAGTTCTCGGGGCGGGAGGGACAATCGCTAAACACGCAAATTCCGGAGATGACGTTCATATTCTCATTGTTACGGAAGGTACAACTCACCAGTACGGCGATACAGAACTGATCGAAGAAAAGAAAAAACAGGCAAAATTGTGTGCTGATACTCTCGGAGCTTCCACAGTTCATTTTGGAGATCTACCCGATATGAAGTTAGATCAAATACCACACGTGGAAGTAAACTCAGTTATCGAAGATATGTGTGATAAAGTTAATCCAGATATCGTGTATACTCACTCTCGAAGAGAGGTAAACCTAGATCATCTTGCTGTTCATGAATCAACCGTTGTCGCAACACGACCTGGATCAGGTGTTTCAACAGTACTCACATATGAAACGCCATCATCAACTGATTTTGCTACAGATATAGATGGATTTAATCCAACATTATTTACGGAGATTGAAGAGTATCTGGGTTTAAAGACTGATGCGTTTGATTGTTATGAGACTGAAGTTCGAGAGTATCCACATCCGCGTTCAACTGAGTCAATCAGAAGCATCGCAAAAGCACGTGGTGCCGCTAGTGGTCACAGAGCTGCTGAGGCATTTGATATTTTACGGGCATATCGGTAA